A portion of the Glycine max cultivar Williams 82 chromosome 10, Glycine_max_v4.0, whole genome shotgun sequence genome contains these proteins:
- the LOC121172969 gene encoding glycerate dehydrogenase HPR, peroxisomal-like, with amino-acid sequence MNLHDGTMVTDSEMIKDFDELAPLGGISYFKDEVIQVIPNDINLHPVLDKTTYHLVNKERLAKMKKEAILINCSRGPVIDEAALVEHLKQNPMFRVGLDVFEEEPYMKSRLTELKNAIVVPHIASASNWTHEGMATLAALNVLGKIKGYPVWFDANRVEAFLKENARPPATCPSIVNAKALGL; translated from the exons ATGAACCTTCACGATGGTACCATGGTAACAGATTCTGAGATGATCAAAGATTTTGATGAATTAGCCCCTTTAGGTGGGATTTCTTACTTTAAGGATGAAGTTATTCAAGTCATTCCTAATGAT ATTAATCTTCATCCTGTCTTGGATAAAACCACTTATCATCTAGTCAACAAGGAAAGACTAGCTAAGATGAAGAAG GAAGCAATTCTTATAAACTGCAGCAGAGGACCTGTTATTGATGAAGCTGCACTTGTGGAGCATTTAAAACAGAACCCGATGTTTCGAGTAGGCCTTGATGTGTTTGAG gaaGAGCCCTACATGAAATCCAGGCTTACAGAGTTGAAGAATGCCATTGTGGTACCCCACATTGCATCTGCCTCCAac TGGACTCATGAGGGAATGGCTACACTAGCAGCTCTAAACGTGTTA GGGAAGATCAAAGGGTACCCAGTTTGGTTTGATGCCAATAGGGTGGAAGCATTCCTCAAAGAGAATGCTCGACCACCAGCTACATGCCCAAGCATTGTTAATGCAAAAGCCCTAG GTTTATGA